The nucleotide window GTTTCCAGTCACTTCTCACTGAAGTGAACAAGCCTGGCACCCAGTACTTGCTTAGAACAGCCAACAGGCTGTTTGGAGAGAAGACTTGTAAATTCCTTTCAGTAAGTTGGATCCTTAGAGCAATAAAAGTTGTACTGAAATTACCTAGTGATATAGAGTCTATGAGAAAGAccctagagaaattgagaaagatattgtaaactttttttaaaaaatggctacaGTTGTATAgttatgtgttttattatttaaagtcTGACTATTTCTAAAATTCACTTCTAGTTATTCAGGGCTTAGTCCATACCTATTTACAAACATGGATATTTTAACATCTAGTAGAGTAAGATATGATCACTTTTTAAGAGCtatacatattctttttattctaaaaaatatataatatttagaatttttggaAGCTTGCTGACATCTTATTCAGTAATGCAGCCTCACTAAACACTTTTCTCTCTGAAGATATTTAAGGAATCTTGTCTTCAATTCTACCACGCCGAGCTGGAGCAGCTTTCTTTTGTCATAACAGCAGAAGAGTCCAGGAGACACATCAACACTTGGGTCTCAAAAAAGACTGAAGGTGAGAATTGTGAGTCAGTCCACCCTCCTCATCATCCCTACCTCCACCTcgtcctcctccccccacctgtCCTCTTCTTCTCTGGCCTTCCCCTCCTGTCCTTTCCTCTTATCTCCCCTCAACCCCTCTGATCTCATCGGTGTTTCAGATGGTCAGTGTGCTGTTGGCTGGCTGAGCCTCTTGGTGTACTGAACCTTAGCGGATTCATAAAGGTTCTGATCAGATGCTCAGGTTTTCAACAATAGAGATTTAATTTTGTCTATTCTCCCAGGACCAGAGCAGCTGATAcaactgtaaaaagaaaattaagccaGATTTCTAGTTGAATAACTTACATTAAAACACACTTCACTGGCCTACAATGTTCACATGCTGGTCAACCGCACACCTTCTCTCAGGGCTGAAAATACCCTCTAGTTAGTGTcaaatcttatttcttttcttttttttttgtagagacagagtctcactttatgcccctcggtagagtgccgtggcctcacacagctcacagcaacctccaactcctgggcttaagcaatcctcttgcctcagcctcccgagtagctgggactacaggcgcccgccacaacgcccagctattttttggttgcagtttggccggggccgggtttgaacctgccaccctcggtatatggggccggcaccttacctactgagccacaggcgccgcccttttttttttttttttttttgcagttttggccagggcttggtttgaaaccaccacctccggcatatggggccagcgccctactcctttgagccacaggcaccacccaaaatcttatttgttcctattttaaaCAGTGACAGGTTCTAACTTTGGCTCCCAAGATCAAGGACCATTCACAGTCTTCTGCACCATTTATGTTTAGTAccaatagaaatatttatattttcctcaaTAAATGAGACAGTCAAGAATGAGAGATAGTCTTCCCTTAAAGATTCAGCAATTATTTCTCTTACTTCATCTTGGAACTTTCACCACTGCTACCCTCTAGGGACAGTGAAGTAGCAGGGATGCCCTTAGTTTGTTGGAAAGGTAACACAGGCTCTCCATAGGGAGAAAGTGGCATCTTTATTTGACCACGTTCTCTTTTCCAGACCTGCCTGGTGTTTTGTTTAGAGGATACAATAGTAATGTCTCTTCCAGAGGCTTCTGGAAACTCCCCGAGTGCCCATTGCCAACTTTCCCCCCTTTGAGCCATCGTTCTGGCTACCTCTGACTTGCTCATGTATAGTCATGGAGTGTTAGAACTGGTGTGACCATGGAGGGTTAGATCGAACCTCCATTTAACCATGTGAGATACATGGtgccaccaccaccccaggcCACTTCCCATATCCTGCTTGTCTTGTTCTCTGTCCTGGtgtagtttttctattctctacCAACCTGTTTCCTTGAGTGACTTACGAGTCTTTCACCGTCCTCAACTTGGTGGATGTTCCCAAGGTGTCAATAATCATGAATATCACTTATAGGTATTGTTTTTGATTTCTGTATATAACAACCCGAACTCAGCAAATTTGAAAACAGAATGTTTGATTCTGGACTAATCATCTAGGATCTGCCAGTACATTGTATCACAGTTTATTCATCAGATTAttattaacaaaaaaacaaaactaaggctcggtgcctgtggctcaagcagctaaggcgccagccacatacgcctgagctggtgggttcgaatccagcccatgccgccaaacaacaatgacagctgcaaccagaaaatagccaggcgttgtggtaggcacctgtagtcccagctacttgggaagcagaggcaggagaatcacttgagccaggagttggcggttgctgtgagttgtgatgccacactctacccagggcgacagcttgagtctctgtctcaaaaaccaaaacaacaaaacaaaaaaacactaaatgtagctttatttttcttgaaaggtAAAATTCGGGAGTTATTGCTGGATAACTCAATTGATGCACAGACCAGGCTGGTTCTTGTCAACGCTATCTACTTCAAAGGAAGATGGCATGAACAGTTTGACAAAATATACACAAGAGAAATGCCTTTTAAAGTAAACCAGGTAGggggaagctttaaaaaaatcattctagtTGGATGAAGAAATTAAGTGGAGAAGTTTAACTTTGTAAGTGCATAAATGACtggttaaaaataatttgaaatgacacatttctgaatgaatttttatactcagtagaaaaaaaactGAAGGGATAAAAGATATTTCCTGCCTGTAATTTTTGCATTTCATCACTGCTCTTGCTGCCTCTGATAATTTCCCTTACACCATTACCGATACCTAGTTCTAGAAACTAAAGATTCTCCTGTAAGCCCAAGTTGCTTGgatagaaagcaaaagaatcaggTCCTAAGGCGATATGTGTATGTGGAGAGGGGacaggacagagggagagaatATGAAAACGCATTTctttaatcagtttttaaaaaaattaaagtaagtaTTTATTTCAATTCTAAGTTATTACCATGTATTCAGTATTTACAGCTTTCTGTTAATAAAACTGAGTGACAAAGACCTTAGTCTTGATATTAGAATAGTTTCCCAAATCCTCTAGCCcctgaaaaatatcattttaatgcaTTAGAAAACTTGTACAAATAATAACTTgccccttttaaaaaataagatgtacTTTAGAGAACTTTGAACAAAATCATTTCTCTAGTTGCAAAGGTAGGGTGTAGAGGGGAAATTTTCTAATATTGATATcagaactattttaatttttacaacagATTATctgtatcaatttttaaaaattatttaataaatctaATACTTCAATTAACTTCTGCAATCATATACtcttctgtaattaaaaaaatttccttaaaGTAGCAGAATTAAAACAATTGGGTTAAAATAcctgggtcattacaaaagtttgaGATACTCAAAAATCAAGAGAGATAACCTCTGGGAGGATGGTaagaaatgaagccctcccagcaacactgatcaGCTGAGCAAGCTGATGCACTGGTACATCAGAAAGGAAGCTGTGGactctgtttcttggaagtaaaataatggataaGGCAAGCAAGTTGAAACTGCACAGGTGATTCAGAAAGGTCGCTGTCagctgtgtttcttagaagtgaagtaatggatcataacacagcctatctcaaaacttttgagttaaaaaaaaaacaaaaccaaaataccaACTTTCTAGTGACCCACATATACATATGTGGTTCTTTACCCTGTCTCAAGGGAATGTATCCATCTATATTACCAATCATACTATTGTGAAGCTATAAATTTAATCCcagtttataaaatttttatttctaattaaatagaaacaattttttgtttcctttagacATACTTGttgagcatattttttttttaatttttattttttgcagtttttggccggggctgggtttgaacccacaacctccggcatatggggctggcgccctactcctttgagccacaggccccgccctgtTGAGCATATATTTATATGAGAAAAATCTGCTTTCTTCCTCTGGAAAATGCAgatcactttttattttgttgaataaggcctttttttttttttgcagtttttgtccggggctgggtttgaacctgacacctctggcatatggggccatcgccctactcctttgaaccactgGTGCCGCCAAacaggttttctttctcttttcttttctttttttttttttttttttaagtagtttttggcctaggccaggtttgaaccttgccacctctggtatatgaggccagcgccctactcctttgagccaagtTGAGTAATACTTTTTCCAGACTAACACTGTGTCTGCTTAGGATTGAATACTTTCATTGATGTTAGGAAGGCACTGGTTGACGTGGCCTGTAAGTGTTCACTGCCGCAGGAATGTGGTTTCCATCATGGGCCTGTAAGCACTTGCAGAGGCTTACTGCAGCTCCTTCGGAAGGTTTTATCGTGTCtttcagtaattattttaaattccgTGAGCCTGTGTTCATTATTCCCTCAGAAAGAGCAAAGGCCGGTGCAGATGATGTTTCAGGAAGCCACTTTTAAGATCGGCTACATCAGCGAGGCGCGCGCGCAGGTGCTGGATCTGCCCTACGCGGGCCGGGAGCTGAGCATGCTGGTGCTGCTGCCGGACGACGGCGTGGAGCTGGCGGAGGTGAGGCCCCTAGAAGCAGCCGTCCCGCTCCCTGCCTCTGCGGGAGAATCAGGTGGCTCCCTTGGGGCGCAGACCGCGCACGCACGGCTTCCACCTGCGGTAGTCTCCTTTGGAGCTGGCGCCGCCTGCAGAGCAGAGTGTGGGGACACTTGGCTTTGGGATGGAACTTGCGCTCAAGACTGAGTGCTCCCGTTCTTATATGAATCATCTGCGGAGTcattcacctcagcctctggTTTCTCATCGCTAGAATGGGGGTCTGGCAAATAGTAAACAGTATAATGTGACCCATtactatcatcattattattagcgtcatttttttttttttgagacagtttcactctgtcgccctcggtagagtgctgtggcgtcacagctcacagcaacctccaactcctgggcttaagcgattctcctgcctcagcctcccaagtagctgggactaaaggcgcccgccacaatgcctggttattttttgttgcagttgcccctgctgttttagttggccacgcttggtttgaacccaacctgggtatatggggccggtgccctacccactgagccacaggtgccgccatgtttttaaaatctaaaaagcTCTAATCTGAAATAGAGAATGAGGacgtcttgactttggacttgtCATGGCTGGGAGGTGTGAAGTCCAGTGCTCAGTTCTGTCCTGCTAGCTTCCTTTCAGCGTGGATCCCCAGGGTGAGAGAGCCCACTCTCCCAGAGAAAGCAGGCAGTGCAGCTAACTCTAATCCCTAACTTTAACCTGTGACCTCAGGGGTCTGTGTGAGTGGAGCAGAAGCTGTTGTTTCTCCTTCTTTTCACTTTCCTGTGACCTCTCTTCTgtaaaaacctcaacaaaatctcATCTAGGGCAGATTCTCCTCCTAGGGTGACTCATAGCAAGAGcgctttccttcttaatcttcaTCCTTACTAGCAATGGTGTGTTGTCTTCAAAAATAAgtatcatttaaaacaaaaaaaagcattgtCATCTGGGTGTTGACATTTGTTGGAGTAAAAGATGTCTTAGAAGTTGTTGGGTAAGGTGGAGACAGCCATGAACTTCCTGCCTGTGGGCTGTCTGGTATCTGCTCTGCCTGTCACGGAAGCTGTTCGTGGACCAGTGCACGGACCACAAAGGAGAGCTCACAAGCTCCCTGGCAGGTAGACAGAGGGGCTGCTGCTCCTGCGGGGACAATGAAGAGGAAGGTTACTGCTCGTGGGCCTGCCTGTGCACTGAAGTGTGAATCTTTAATTCTGATTCTGGTCTTTCAGGTGGAAAGAAATCTCACTTTTGAGAAATTCATGGCTTGGACCAAGCCAGAGTCGATGAAGAGTACTGATGTTGAAGTTCTCCTTCCAAAATTTACACTGCAAGAGGATTATGACATGGAAACTGTACTTCAGTGTTTGGGAATGGTTGATGCCTTTCAACAGGGCAAGGCTGACTTGTCAGCAATGGCAGTGGAGACAGACCTGTGTCTGTCCAAGTTTGTGCACAAAAGTTTTCTGGAGGTGAATGAGGAAGGTACAGAGGCTGCGGCAGCCTCGGGTTTAATTGTTATACAGGATTGCATGGAATCTGGACCAAGGTTCTGTGCTGACCaccccttccttttcttcatcAGGCACAATACAGCCAACAGCCTTCTGTTCTGTGGTAGGTTCTCGTCTCCATAAGGGGTGTGCTTACTGTGCATGTGAGCGCTTCCCTCTTTGCATGTCCCCATATCCCCCTACAGCCAAGTGCAATTGTGCAGGCAAAATTCTTACCCATCTGATTTCAGGCACTCAGCTCTGCTCATAGCCACCACTCACTTATGCCTCTGAATCCAGGTAAATCCAGCACCAGAACAGACCTTAATGCCTCCCTGCTGTATTTAAGATGTATCCCAAATCCCATAGCATGGCATGCCAAGTTTTTCTAGAATTCTACATGCAATTCATTTAAGTTAATTCTGCTTTCCTGGTACCTCAAAACTTGtcacttggctcagtgcccatggcaCGGGGTTATGGCTCCAGTCACACATACCAAGCCttgatgggtttgaatctggcccataccagctaaacaacaatgacaattgcaacaaaaaatagccgggcattgtggcaggcacctgtagtcccagctacttgggaggctgaggcaacagaatcgtgtaagcccaagagtttgaggttgctgtgtgctgtgacaccacagcgctctaccaagggcaacatagtgagagtctgtctcagaaaaacaaaaaaacaaaaaaacttgtcACTTGCCTTAACCTGTCTGAATAGTTACCAATGCTGCGATAGTGCtactattttatagttttcttgttgcttggtctttttaaaaagtttctgtaatgaacatttatatttatctttttgcaaTATTTACCCATCACCAAGTACACACCAAACactgccttagccacttgagtagACAAAAGGGACAGGTCATGGTCTTTGGGCAGCTGGTCTTTGATATCTGTGCCCAACTTATATCTATTATAACttatattttttacaatttaTATCTATTACAACTTGTATATGTTGCAATAACCAGATTGAACTATTTAATGTCTTCAAACTTGCCCTTCCAGGGTTCACACCTTCCTCTGTTATTGTGTTTCTCTACTTCTAACAGTAAAAATTCCATTCAACTTTTAAAGCCCGTCTCAGATGCCTTATTTaagaagtttttccttttctccataacCAGATGCACATCTTTAATTCTCCTAGCCCACGAAAGACACTTCTCTCATGGCAGTAGCTGTATTTATTAATGTTTCTTTGTCCTTAAAAAAGTCCTCTCTTGAGACCTTAAATTCAGTGAGGGTGGAGACTATAGCTTATGTATCTGTGTCCATGCCCCCGCCCACCACTGGTGCCCACTTATCTGCTCCctggcccagttggagccagggaccACTCCCCCCGCCCTCCAGTCTAGACCTGGCAACCCTCTGCTCAGCGGCCCAATTGTAGTCAGGCAACCACAACCCTGCCCGCAGGTCTCAGTTCACACCTGGAGGCTTGCCAGCTTTGTTGAaatcaggggaccacgcccttgccctcaggtctcgGTCCACACCAGGCGAGCCTCTGTTTGCTGGCCCAGTTGGAGCCGGGGACCAGCCCCGCCTGCTGAGCTtagtccacacagggcaaccactctcctgcttgTGGGCActgtcagagctgggggttctgcatCCCCTCCCGTCAATCACAGCCCAaaccgagggtcaacaccaccactggccggGCAAAGTCCTAACcagggactgctcctcctcccatgAGTATCCCTATCTTCACCCTCTTTCTTTCCCACTAGTCACAGATTCTATCCTGATGTTTGGCGGttcacactatgcccagatctgtcaggaaaagaccaaacactctgtgctttgcagggggcagaacttcagaccaccatgtgagggggaagggtggactgggagttagGAATTGTgcgggaaaatatttgttcaattttatgcctggaggGTGGTTTCTAGGTTtgtaagtgggacctccctggagaaggagaccCAGTGTTTAGTGACTCTTTCCAGTGGCGTagatgagaggtcttttgttccctgttcCTGGCAGAGAGCCCAAGATGGGTCTCTGgcctacggcccgcaggccacatgcagcggggtgattgtatttgttcccgctttgtttttttacttcaaaataagatatgtgcagtgtgcgtaggaatttgttcatagttttttttttttaaaccatagcccagccctccaacggtctgagggacagtgaactggacacctgtttaaaacatttgaggacccctgcttgtacctgtaatttgttttcttgaatgctgttccttggagtcacagcttgctgaAATTTTTTCTTGGCTTTGCTCCCCACCTTTGActtcatagagtccgattctgtccagtttttctccctctgatcAGGAGCTTTAGCCAAGGGTTGCTACTAGTCAGTCATCTTCCCAGAATCAGAATATTTTTCCTCACTCCAAAAGGAAAGCCTAGACCCATTAAGCATCACTTCCCACGCCCTCctctctccagcccctggcagtcactgatctgctttctgtctctatggctTTATCGATTCTgtgatatttcatataaattgaatcaCATATAACTTTTTGTGTCTGACTGCTTTCATTTAGCCTAAGTTTTGTGGTTCATTTAGATTGTAGTATAATCAGTGCttcatccctttttatggctaaataactTTCCGTTATGGGAATGTAGCACAAATCGTTCATCTGCTCATCTACTGCCGGGCGTTTGtattgtttctaccttttggctattgtgataGTGCTGCTGTAAACACTCACGTATATGTATTTGTTTGAATACCTGTTTTCTATGTTTGGGGTAtgtatctaggagtggaattgctggggcATATAGTGATTCTTTGtttaactttatgaggaagagccaaactgttttccacagttgCTGAACCATCTTCCATGTCCACCATCATTGTAGGAGAGTTCcactttctctccacatcctcaccaacacttgttatttttctttccctttttaaacAATAGATTATGGCCATCctactgggtgtgaagtggcttttattttcatttcctatgTAGGGGTTAGGAACTACAGAGCAAACTAGAGAACTAACCAGATGAGACATCCAATCTCATGGGTATGTGATACTGAGTGAAAAAAGAGATGGAAGTAGGCATATACTTCAgtacattttatgtaaattagAAATATCTGCAACATCCTATATTATACAAAGATAGACGCCAAttgcctttcttttattattggtgAAAATTATTTGCTATAGATCCTTGTTAATTTCCTCTTGGTAGTTTCAAGATAACTTTTCCCATAGCAATACCCATCTTGAGAAAAGCTCTTACTCTATGTTAGTCAGGGCAGTGGATTTGAGGCTGcttctctcattctttctattaaaatttccttttttctttggtaGTCCTCATTGTCTGAACAGTTGCTGATCGTGCGCCACAGGGAACTGAGCAAGTGGTCCTAGATCAAAACTCTTGTGGTTTCAACCACAGTTTCAGTCTACCAAGTTAGCACAGCTGCTTAGTTTCTTTCTAGTTTTATCACATGATCATTCCCTGAATGGACAAAGCTCTCTAAGCCAACCCACCTCTCTCTTAATACAGGAAAAACCCAGAAGAACTGAGTAGAAAGATTTCACGTGGTGAACACTCACTATTCTTTGGGAGATTTAAGGGAAACTCTGAAGgtgctctgtttttctttttttaacaggtgctttctttaaatagaaataaagacaGTCATTGGAGTTTACAGTCACTTCTCACTGAACACTTGTGTAGGGCAGCTAACAGGTTCATTGGAGAGAAGGCATATGATTTCCTCTTAGTAAGTCataacagataagaaaaaaaaaacagttatgaACTTAGCAGCACTATCAGTAAGTGTCACCGAAAGTTCAGCACCTCCCCAAGCTatatcagaagaatggaagacaaatggtctgaggagaaagaaagggaggtttattaatttgctgaCAAATTAAGAGAATTTCCAACTTCCGTCTTAAAGTACCATTGTCTTAactagagtagaacctctgtaagttggccatccaaggaactgtaacaaactggtcaacacacagaggtggtcaacataaggaactaggcctactggaCTGTTAGGTACATgtcctatgaaaattaggtcaacttaaggaagtggtcaatgtagggaggtggtcaactgtggaggttccactgtataaGTAGAAAAAGAGAGCTTTTAAAGGGAGGGTTTTCAGCTTCGGGCTACTGATGTTTAAGTATAACTCTCAGTTGGGGATCCTGATCCATGCCATCTCTGGAGAAGACAATTTGGTGACCTCCTGCAGACAATTCTGTTGAACCATCACCTGTGGTACAAAGAACACTCCCTTCTGTCTTGTGACCCCGCagatgcaggttttaattccaaAAAAAAGAGTGGGGGAGGTTTTAAAAAGACaccttataaaacatttttaccccTTTCCAGGCCATTTTCTCTGTTGCATAAGTATAAGTAAAGAACTTTAAAAGGTTTATATTCCCCCACAACAAACAATTCTTCCATACCACATGCAGTCCAACAAAACAATTCCATTCTGACGCTAATTACTTAGAAGTAAAGGGCTTAATCCCACGAGACAGCCCCTACTTCAGACACCAATACCAAATAAAGAGCCCAGATTATTCACATTTCAGGACTACTACAAATTTGGGAGTTCCCATGACCCTGCCCAAGTTTGATAACTTAGTAGTAGAATGACTCATGGAATTCAAGAAAGCACTTCATTTACTATTATtggtttattataaaagatacaacTCACAAACAATCAAATGGAAGCGATGCAAGTTATGGGGTGGGGGCATGTGGAGCTTCCATTCCTTTTCTGGGCACACCACTCTCTTAACAACAAACCAGACGCTCCCAGAACCCCATTTTGGGGGGGTTTGTGGAGGTTCCTTTATGTAGGCATGGTTTATTGAATCATTGGCTATTGGTGATTGATCTTGATTTTCAACCATTCCCCCTTCCCCTGGAGCCTCTCTGAGAGTCCCTTCATCATTAGCTTAAACTCAGGTATGGTTGAAGGGCTCATTGTGAATAATAGAAGACATTCCTATGACCCAGGAAATTCCGAACATTTAAGGTGCTCTCTATCATCAACTGGGGACACAGATGGAAACACCTAGTTAGGAGTTGCTGACctgaagaaagaaactgaggcaaaattaaTACAGAGTATTTATTTGGGCCATGATTGATGACAGCTCCCTGGGAAACACCTCCAAGCCACTTTGGAAAGTGCTCTCGAGAACAAAAGAAAGGCttgagtttttaaagaaaaacagataaatcaAGAAATTACTACGAAAGCTATTTGTTAGGAATTCTCATTGGTTTACAGCAATAACATTGATGAATGACTGGCTATCCATTGTTAAACTATAGGGTCCAGCATATGGTGTTGTTAGGTTAATTTAATGGCTACTGATGGTGATACTCAGTCTAGGTGATACTCAGTCTAGAATCCTGTAACAAGTAGATTACTTAGCTCAAGATTACCTACTCCTCTCACCTTTTAATGACTCTCTGGGCCTGATAGTTTAAAGGGGCTTACATTTCTCAgatgaaaagtttcttttctttctcaaagtcAAATGATAAGTGAGCTCTGTGCTAGGCATTGCAGGGTGAAGAAGGTATATTACTGAACCACTCTGGGGTCTGTTCATCCAGTGCTAAAGCCAGACACCAAAACCAAGGGTTGCAGTGGGAGAAAAAGGTTTTAGTGTAGAGCGCCAAGCGAGGAGTGCCTGCAGCTAATGCCTAAGACCCAGACTCTCCAGTGACTTACAAGGCAGGGTTTAAAAGGTAGGGGTACATTTCAGGCAGGCAAAATTATAAACCACTATAGGGAGGTTATACATTGGCCTGGCCCAAAATGCAGGCTATCCTGAAGTGGGGGGCACAGGTAGATGCAGAGACTTTTGGATTAGCAGCAAAGAATGTTAAGATGGGTATGGCAAGTGCCTTAGGGAGAAATTAGAACAGGGGGACGTGGTTAGAGTCCAAGTCCACAGTTTCCCCTTTATCTGAATTTTATACCCTCTAGGGATTTCTAAAAAACAAGTctagaatatattttaagaatcCATCTTTTAGTTTCCACAGGGAACCA belongs to Nycticebus coucang isolate mNycCou1 chromosome 9, mNycCou1.pri, whole genome shotgun sequence and includes:
- the SERPINB9 gene encoding serpin B9 isoform X1: MARNSAFRYFWNPLDQETIQSVRTCIMEILAEANGTFAISLLKILCQDNPSHNVFYSPMSVSSALAMVLLGAKGNTAAQMAQVLSLNTEKDIHRSFQSLLTEVNKPGTQYLLRTANRLFGEKTCKFLSIFKESCLQFYHAELEQLSFVITAEESRRHINTWVSKKTEGKIRELLLDNSIDAQTRLVLVNAIYFKGRWHEQFDKIYTREMPFKVNQKEQRPVQMMFQEATFKIGYISEARAQVLDLPYAGRELSMLVLLPDDGVELAEVERNLTFEKFMAWTKPESMKSTDVEVLLPKFTLQEDYDMETVLQCLGMVDAFQQGKADLSAMAVETDLCLSKFVHKSFLEVNEEGTEAAAASGLIVIQDCMESGPRFCADHPFLFFIRHNTANSLLFCGRFSSP
- the SERPINB9 gene encoding serpin B9 isoform X2, with product MEILAEANGTFAISLLKILCQDNPSHNVFYSPMSVSSALAMVLLGAKGNTAAQMAQVLSLNTEKDIHRSFQSLLTEVNKPGTQYLLRTANRLFGEKTCKFLSIFKESCLQFYHAELEQLSFVITAEESRRHINTWVSKKTEGKIRELLLDNSIDAQTRLVLVNAIYFKGRWHEQFDKIYTREMPFKVNQKEQRPVQMMFQEATFKIGYISEARAQVLDLPYAGRELSMLVLLPDDGVELAEVERNLTFEKFMAWTKPESMKSTDVEVLLPKFTLQEDYDMETVLQCLGMVDAFQQGKADLSAMAVETDLCLSKFVHKSFLEVNEEGTEAAAASGLIVIQDCMESGPRFCADHPFLFFIRHNTANSLLFCGRFSSP